One part of the Thermodesulfovibrio sp. 3462-1 genome encodes these proteins:
- the bioA gene encoding adenosylmethionine--8-amino-7-oxononanoate transaminase, which yields MNKKTLIEWDKKYIWHPFTQMNQWLTEEPVIFTEGRDCFLKDIDGKWYLDGVSSLWVNIHGHRRAEIDEAVKAQIDKLAHSTLLGACNEPSIVLAQNLAEMLIERLPWGEPLTKIFYSDNGSTAVEIALKIAYQYWVNQGIKEKDTFVSLKEGYHGDTIGAVSVGGIKLFHEIYKPLLSKSIQAPAPYCYRCELKLNFPSCGLACLGEMEKIIRQNHERIVAVIVEPIVQCAGGIIVWPQGYLKGLRKLCNKYEILLIADEVATGFGRTGRMFACEHEEVTPDIICLSKGITNGYMPLAVTAVNEKIFNAFLGEIEERKTFYHGHSYTGNPLACAAAIASLEIFKKDRTLENLPPKIELLKNKLSEIAELSHVGDVRQKGMIAGIELVMDKKTKEPFAWKEQTGWKVVRLARKYGVWLRPLGDVIVIMPPLVISEENLARLLEVIKDCIIRISSD from the coding sequence ATGAATAAAAAAACTCTTATTGAATGGGATAAAAAATACATATGGCATCCTTTTACACAGATGAATCAATGGCTTACTGAAGAACCCGTAATATTTACTGAAGGCAGAGACTGCTTCTTAAAGGACATTGATGGAAAGTGGTATCTTGATGGAGTATCATCCCTCTGGGTAAACATTCACGGGCATAGAAGAGCTGAAATTGATGAGGCAGTCAAAGCACAGATCGACAAACTTGCACACTCCACATTGCTTGGAGCATGTAATGAACCAAGTATAGTGCTTGCACAAAATCTTGCTGAAATGCTGATTGAAAGACTTCCATGGGGTGAGCCTCTTACAAAGATATTTTACTCTGACAATGGCTCAACAGCAGTTGAGATTGCTCTGAAAATTGCCTATCAGTACTGGGTTAATCAGGGCATCAAGGAAAAAGATACATTTGTAAGCCTAAAAGAAGGTTATCACGGAGATACAATAGGTGCAGTAAGCGTTGGAGGAATTAAGCTTTTTCATGAGATTTACAAACCCCTGCTAAGCAAATCAATTCAGGCACCTGCACCCTATTGCTACAGATGTGAATTAAAGCTAAACTTTCCATCCTGTGGACTTGCTTGCCTTGGTGAAATGGAAAAAATAATAAGGCAAAATCATGAAAGAATTGTGGCTGTAATAGTTGAGCCTATTGTTCAGTGTGCGGGTGGTATAATTGTATGGCCTCAGGGATATTTAAAGGGGCTAAGAAAGCTATGCAACAAATATGAAATTCTTTTAATTGCTGATGAAGTGGCAACAGGCTTTGGAAGAACAGGCAGAATGTTTGCCTGTGAACATGAAGAGGTAACTCCTGATATAATATGCCTTAGCAAAGGAATAACAAATGGTTACATGCCATTGGCAGTTACTGCGGTGAACGAAAAAATCTTCAATGCCTTTTTAGGTGAAATTGAAGAAAGAAAAACCTTTTATCACGGACATTCCTACACAGGAAATCCCTTAGCTTGTGCAGCAGCCATTGCCAGTCTTGAAATATTTAAAAAAGATAGAACTTTAGAGAATCTTCCACCGAAAATCGAATTATTGAAAAATAAGCTTTCAGAGATAGCAGAGCTTTCCCATGTAGGAGATGTAAGACAAAAAGGAATGATTGCCGGAATAGAACTTGTAATGGATAAAAAAACAAAAGAGCCTTTTGCATGGAAAGAGCAGACTGGCTGGAAAGTAGTTAGATTAGCAAGAAAATACGGAGTGTGGCTCAGACCGCTCGGCGATGTTATAGTAATCATGCCTCCACTTGTTATTTCAGAGGAAAATCTTGCAAGGTTGCTTGAGGTAATCAAAGATTGTATAATAAGGATTAGTTCAGATTGA
- a CDS encoding DUF177 domain-containing protein, with amino-acid sequence MKIEVFDIPDEGLDIELEETPKIEGIKITKSFKAILRIEKKGAEVFVKGIVSGEVELQCSRCLKEYTMPIKTLVEVTYHPIEELSKEELVELKKDEMDVDFYREGIIDTEDIIRDQILLNIPMKPLCSEDCKGLCPICGTDLNEFKCGCVVKEIDPRMAVLQSLLRRMKKNG; translated from the coding sequence ATGAAAATCGAGGTCTTTGATATACCTGATGAAGGACTTGATATTGAACTGGAAGAAACTCCAAAAATAGAGGGAATAAAGATTACCAAATCTTTTAAAGCAATTTTGAGGATTGAGAAAAAAGGAGCAGAGGTTTTTGTAAAAGGTATTGTTAGTGGAGAAGTTGAACTTCAATGTAGCAGATGCCTTAAGGAATATACGATGCCTATAAAAACCTTAGTGGAAGTTACATATCATCCAATTGAGGAGCTCAGTAAAGAAGAGCTTGTTGAACTTAAGAAAGATGAAATGGATGTAGATTTTTACAGAGAAGGAATAATTGACACAGAAGATATAATTCGCGACCAAATTTTGCTTAATATTCCAATGAAACCTTTGTGTTCTGAAGACTGTAAAGGGTTATGTCCTATCTGCGGGACAGATTTAAATGAATTTAAATGTGGATGCGTAGTTAAAGAAATAGATCCAAGAATGGCTGTATTACAATCACTTTTAAGGAGGATGAAGAAAAATGGCTAA
- a CDS encoding transketolase family protein → MGKINEACLLNDVSQFYGKEIATRDAYGITLVELGKRNPNIVVLDADLSCSTKTAKFAKSFPERFFNIGISEQDMIGVAAGLALTGKIPFASTFAIFATGRAWEQIRQTVCYSNANVKIVATHGGITVGEDGATHQAVEDVALMRVIPGMTVIVPADAYETAQAVTLAAEYYGPVYIRLGRAKVSSVMPEDYKFQIGKAYLFKIGRDVNIIANGIMVSEALKASEILNKEGIDTGVANFSSVKPIDEQTLLKIARSSKLIITAEEHSIIGGLGSAVTEFISENHPTVVKRIGIRDTFGCSGSWKELLKLYGLTAENIVQTVKDFFKK, encoded by the coding sequence ATGGGAAAAATTAATGAGGCTTGTTTATTAAATGATGTTTCCCAGTTTTATGGAAAAGAGATTGCAACAAGAGATGCTTATGGTATTACACTTGTTGAATTAGGCAAGAGAAATCCAAATATAGTTGTTCTTGATGCTGATCTCAGCTGTTCCACAAAGACTGCCAAGTTTGCAAAGAGCTTTCCAGAAAGATTTTTTAACATTGGAATTTCTGAACAGGATATGATTGGAGTTGCTGCTGGACTTGCTCTTACAGGTAAAATTCCCTTTGCTTCCACATTTGCAATTTTTGCCACTGGAAGAGCATGGGAACAGATCAGGCAGACTGTTTGTTATTCAAATGCAAATGTAAAAATTGTTGCAACTCATGGAGGAATTACAGTTGGCGAGGATGGAGCAACTCATCAGGCAGTTGAGGATGTAGCACTTATGCGTGTTATCCCCGGGATGACAGTTATTGTTCCAGCAGATGCCTATGAAACTGCACAGGCTGTAACATTGGCAGCAGAATACTACGGACCTGTTTATATAAGACTTGGAAGGGCAAAGGTTTCTTCAGTAATGCCTGAAGACTATAAATTTCAGATTGGAAAAGCTTATCTATTTAAAATTGGCAGGGATGTAAACATAATAGCAAATGGAATTATGGTTTCAGAGGCATTGAAGGCTTCAGAAATTTTAAATAAAGAAGGAATAGATACAGGTGTAGCAAATTTTTCCTCTGTTAAACCAATTGATGAGCAAACTTTATTAAAAATTGCAAGGTCTTCAAAGTTAATCATAACAGCAGAGGAACACTCAATAATTGGAGGTCTTGGTTCAGCTGTAACTGAGTTTATTTCTGAAAATCATCCTACTGTAGTGAAAAGAATCGGGATAAGAGATACCTTTGGATGCTCTGGTTCATGGAAAGAATTGCTCAAACTTTATGGTCTTACAGCTGAAAACATTGTTCAAACAGTGAAAGATTTTTTTAAAAAATGA
- the ftsE gene encoding cell division ATP-binding protein FtsE yields MITFQGVYKYYSGVAVLQNVSFNIEKGELVFITGPSGAGKTTLLKLIFGSEFPDEGEIKVADFELSRIKQKEIPKLRRVVTFVFQDFRLRQDLTVFDNVALPLRVIGEKEKEIKIKVFDVLKDVALRHKADSIVKTLSGGEQQKVAIARAIITNPQIILADEPTGNLDPEASQDVINLFKRINNKGCNVVIATHNKELFKNSSYRVLNLKEGKVQ; encoded by the coding sequence ATGATAACGTTCCAGGGAGTTTATAAATACTACAGCGGAGTGGCTGTTTTACAAAATGTTTCATTTAATATAGAAAAAGGTGAGCTTGTATTCATAACAGGTCCTTCTGGAGCTGGTAAAACAACACTTCTTAAATTAATCTTTGGAAGCGAATTCCCGGATGAAGGTGAAATAAAGGTGGCAGATTTTGAACTCAGCCGAATAAAACAAAAAGAGATACCAAAACTAAGAAGAGTGGTTACCTTTGTTTTTCAGGATTTTAGATTAAGGCAGGATTTAACAGTTTTTGACAATGTGGCACTTCCTTTGAGAGTTATTGGAGAAAAAGAAAAAGAGATTAAAATAAAGGTTTTTGATGTTTTGAAAGATGTTGCCTTAAGACATAAAGCAGACAGCATTGTTAAAACTCTATCTGGTGGTGAACAGCAAAAAGTTGCCATAGCAAGAGCTATTATTACAAATCCTCAGATTATTCTTGCTGATGAGCCTACAGGAAATCTTGATCCTGAGGCATCACAGGATGTAATAAATCTTTTTAAAAGAATAAATAACAAAGGTTGTAATGTTGTCATTGCCACACATAATAAAGAACTTTTTAAAAATTCTTCTTACAGAGTTTTAAATTTAAAAGAGGGGAAAGTTCAATGA
- the polA gene encoding DNA polymerase I has translation MQEIYLLDGSCFVYRAYHAIKGLSNSRGIPTNAVYGFTRMLLKLLKEKNIEYMLCAFDSPHPTKRHKIYEEYKITRPETPKDLPLQIEYIKEIVDALGIKRIEIPGYEADDIVASVIFKLQPSGFFYIVSLDKDMLQLVSQNVKIYDPFNNIIIDEKYVINKYGISPEKLNDFMAMVGDSIDNIPGVKGIGEKTALELLKRYGSVENIIKNLDIIKPSKVADILRKNIEAVKLSKELVMLKKDAPVEIKLEELKIKKQNTEKLAKIFRELEFTSLLKQTMQLYIKPQIEKSENKKTDVQTLLKKIKEKGSFSVSIDENTLNVGINGDVYEISLDDSELILSSRALKVLFNVKETLRRLKNSGIRLEPPYFDLMIAAYLINPNRGKYNFDELVLEYLGKFYNDSQNSVCYMRELYEKLNNELKEKELEKLYFDIEMPLIEVLFHMEEAGIKVDLEKLEALTRIVSTEIDKIKEKIYRIAGKQFNINSPRQLAEILYDRLGLKSRKRGKKARSTEMEVLEELATQHELPQEVINHRILNKLLTAYLIPLRDCVNPETQRIHTKWSQTVAGTGRIISSEPNLQNIPVKGQWAEFLREVFIPEDGYLFMSADYSQIELRLLAHMSNDTSLIKAFHEGKDIHRATASEIFSIPEEAVTEDHRRIAKTVNFGISYGISPFGLSDSIKIPYEKAQELIELYFLRYPMVKKFIEETISFARKNGYVKTLFGRIRPLPEINSPNQFLKMQAERIAVNATIQGTAADIIKIAMIRIYRHLKTKNMNARLILQIHDEIVLEVKENIIEEVKEIVKNEMKNFDLKVPLEVNIFTGKNLNL, from the coding sequence ATGCAAGAAATTTATCTGCTTGATGGAAGCTGTTTTGTTTACAGAGCCTATCATGCTATAAAAGGACTGAGTAACAGTCGTGGTATCCCAACAAATGCTGTTTATGGTTTTACAAGAATGCTTCTTAAGCTTCTTAAAGAAAAAAATATCGAATACATGCTTTGTGCCTTTGACAGTCCCCATCCAACTAAAAGGCATAAAATATATGAAGAATATAAAATAACAAGGCCTGAGACACCCAAGGATTTACCACTCCAGATTGAATATATAAAAGAGATTGTTGATGCTCTGGGTATCAAAAGAATAGAAATTCCCGGATACGAAGCTGATGATATAGTAGCCTCTGTCATTTTTAAACTTCAGCCTTCAGGATTTTTTTATATCGTTAGTCTTGACAAAGACATGCTACAGCTTGTCTCGCAGAATGTAAAAATCTATGACCCTTTCAATAACATTATAATTGATGAAAAGTATGTCATTAATAAATACGGAATTTCTCCTGAAAAACTTAATGATTTTATGGCTATGGTGGGTGACTCTATTGACAACATTCCAGGAGTAAAAGGAATTGGAGAAAAAACAGCTTTAGAGCTTTTAAAGAGATATGGCTCTGTGGAAAACATCATTAAAAATCTTGATATTATAAAACCTTCAAAGGTCGCAGACATTTTAAGAAAAAACATTGAAGCGGTGAAGCTCAGTAAAGAACTTGTAATGTTAAAAAAGGATGCTCCTGTTGAAATTAAACTTGAGGAGCTTAAAATAAAGAAGCAGAACACGGAAAAACTTGCTAAAATTTTTCGTGAACTTGAATTCACAAGCCTTCTAAAGCAGACAATGCAACTTTATATAAAGCCACAGATAGAAAAATCAGAAAACAAAAAAACTGATGTTCAAACATTACTTAAAAAAATAAAAGAAAAAGGAAGTTTTTCAGTATCAATTGATGAAAATACTCTTAATGTTGGTATTAATGGAGATGTATATGAAATATCCCTTGATGATTCAGAATTGATTCTGTCTTCTCGAGCATTAAAAGTTTTATTCAATGTAAAGGAAACACTCAGGAGATTGAAAAATTCAGGCATCAGACTTGAACCTCCTTACTTTGATCTTATGATAGCAGCATATCTTATAAATCCAAACAGAGGTAAATATAATTTTGATGAGCTTGTGCTTGAATATCTTGGCAAGTTCTATAATGATTCTCAAAATTCTGTTTGTTATATGCGTGAGCTTTATGAAAAATTAAACAACGAATTAAAAGAAAAGGAGCTTGAAAAACTTTATTTTGATATTGAGATGCCTCTTATTGAAGTACTCTTCCACATGGAGGAAGCAGGAATAAAGGTTGATCTTGAAAAACTTGAAGCTCTTACCAGAATTGTATCTACAGAGATTGATAAAATCAAGGAAAAAATTTACAGAATTGCAGGGAAACAGTTTAATATTAACTCACCAAGACAGCTGGCAGAAATTCTATATGACAGGCTTGGACTTAAGAGCAGAAAAAGAGGTAAAAAGGCTCGTTCAACAGAAATGGAAGTTCTTGAAGAGCTTGCCACACAACATGAACTGCCTCAGGAAGTAATCAATCATCGCATACTAAATAAGCTTTTGACAGCTTATTTAATTCCTCTCAGAGATTGTGTAAATCCTGAAACACAAAGAATTCATACAAAATGGTCTCAAACCGTAGCAGGAACAGGAAGAATTATCAGCAGTGAGCCTAATTTACAGAACATTCCTGTAAAGGGACAATGGGCAGAGTTCTTAAGAGAAGTCTTTATACCTGAAGATGGATATCTGTTTATGAGTGCTGATTATTCTCAGATTGAGTTAAGACTTCTGGCTCATATGAGTAATGATACTTCTCTAATCAAAGCATTTCATGAAGGAAAGGATATTCACAGAGCAACAGCATCTGAGATTTTTTCAATACCTGAAGAAGCTGTTACAGAGGATCATAGAAGAATTGCAAAGACTGTAAATTTCGGCATTTCTTATGGAATAAGTCCCTTTGGACTGTCTGACTCAATAAAAATTCCCTATGAAAAGGCTCAGGAACTGATTGAGCTCTATTTTTTAAGATATCCAATGGTGAAAAAATTTATTGAGGAAACAATTTCTTTTGCAAGAAAAAATGGCTACGTAAAAACTCTTTTTGGAAGAATTCGCCCCCTGCCAGAAATTAACAGTCCAAATCAGTTTTTAAAAATGCAGGCAGAAAGAATAGCAGTGAACGCTACTATTCAGGGAACTGCAGCAGACATTATAAAAATTGCAATGATAAGAATATACAGACATCTTAAAACAAAAAATATGAATGCAAGGCTTATTCTTCAGATTCATGATGAGATAGTTCTTGAAGTGAAAGAAAATATCATTGAAGAGGTGAAAGAAATTGTCAAGAATGAAATGAAAAATTTTGATCTCAAAGTGCCTCTTGAGGTCAACATCTTTACAGGTAAAAATCTAAATTTATAA
- a CDS encoding peptidoglycan DD-metalloendopeptidase family protein, which yields MSKKLHIIIALFFIVVSSVSFAAQPKEELNQIKKELKIHKKKLEETKKIEENVLEDLKRVSRQLSEIEKNIKNHRAKIKSLQIRIAETEKGIKTYSAQLEERKIYLINRIKGIQKLSKEPDVALIILMEEDTTKAFRLMRNTQKIVNIDKKLIQQYKAELGNLILQQTELKKLYASLKQEEEALKKTEEAQKQKKKEKEVLLAKVRQNKALYEKKIRELEENARRLTRLLQETERKEKRTGKIESLPQGGFTKKRGSLLWPVSGPVVAHYGSQRDPVFNVPIMRSGIYIQAQPGTQVKASADGRVVYANYFKGYENLVIISHGDGYYTVYGNLGSMSVKEGSYVKAGQVIGAVGSNSNIDTPALYFEVRYRGKPLNPEQWLRK from the coding sequence ATGAGTAAAAAGTTACACATTATAATAGCCCTATTTTTTATTGTTGTGAGTTCTGTTAGTTTTGCTGCTCAACCAAAAGAAGAATTAAATCAGATAAAAAAAGAGCTTAAGATCCATAAAAAAAAGCTCGAGGAGACAAAAAAAATTGAAGAAAATGTTCTTGAAGATTTAAAGAGAGTTTCAAGACAACTTAGTGAAATAGAAAAAAACATAAAAAATCATCGTGCAAAGATAAAAAGCCTGCAGATAAGAATTGCAGAAACAGAAAAAGGGATAAAAACTTACAGCGCTCAACTTGAAGAGAGAAAGATTTATCTAATAAACAGAATAAAAGGAATTCAGAAACTGAGCAAAGAGCCTGATGTAGCATTGATAATTTTAATGGAAGAAGACACAACAAAGGCATTTCGTCTCATGAGAAATACTCAAAAAATTGTTAACATTGATAAAAAACTAATACAACAATATAAAGCAGAACTTGGTAATTTAATACTGCAACAAACAGAGTTAAAAAAACTTTATGCCTCATTAAAGCAGGAAGAGGAAGCTCTTAAAAAAACCGAGGAAGCTCAAAAGCAAAAGAAAAAAGAAAAAGAAGTTTTACTTGCTAAGGTAAGACAAAATAAAGCCCTTTATGAGAAAAAAATTAGGGAACTTGAAGAAAATGCAAGAAGGCTTACAAGACTTCTTCAGGAAACTGAAAGAAAAGAAAAAAGAACAGGTAAAATAGAATCTTTGCCGCAGGGAGGTTTTACTAAAAAAAGAGGAAGTCTTCTATGGCCTGTGAGCGGTCCTGTTGTTGCCCATTATGGCAGCCAAAGGGATCCTGTTTTTAATGTTCCAATTATGAGAAGCGGAATTTACATTCAAGCACAACCTGGCACTCAAGTAAAAGCCTCTGCTGACGGTAGGGTTGTTTATGCAAATTATTTTAAAGGATATGAAAACCTTGTTATAATAAGTCATGGAGATGGTTACTACACAGTCTATGGTAATCTTGGTTCAATGAGCGTGAAGGAAGGTTCGTATGTTAAAGCAGGGCAAGTCATTGGAGCAGTTGGAAGTAATTCAAATATAGATACGCCAGCCTTGTATTTTGAGGTTAGATATAGAGGAAAACCACTTAATCCAGAACAGTGGTTAAGAAAATGA
- a CDS encoding S41 family peptidase: MKKKIKISALIFIIAFMGIIIGRWSAAQNTDSIYEDLRTFTEVFTTIKKNYVENVNPHELIISAIKGMVNSLDPHSAYLTPEAYKEFQTETKGEFGGIGIQIGIKDGSLTVIAPIEDTPAWKAGIKAGDKIIKIDGQSTKDMNINDAVSKMRGPKGKPVTLTIQRDEWKQPKDITIIRDIIKIKSVKYKMIDKEIGYIKLIQFQEGTAQDLANALQSLKESGMQSLILDLRNNPGGLLQSAVDVSEQFLPPKHLVVSIKGRTGDKIDYYTENLRPAYTDIPMIVLVNQGSASASEIVAGALQDWGRALIVGVQTFGKGSVQSLIPLSDGSALKLTTAKYYTPKGRSIHGVGIMPDIVVKLESKNGKEVPVIREKDLEQHLKGEKVEPQEKAPQEVDEKDDTQLQRAIDILKSWKIMEKLKKAA; encoded by the coding sequence ATGAAAAAAAAGATTAAGATTTCAGCATTAATCTTTATTATTGCCTTTATGGGAATAATAATAGGAAGATGGTCAGCAGCTCAAAATACAGATAGTATTTACGAGGATTTAAGGACATTTACTGAGGTTTTTACAACAATAAAGAAAAATTATGTTGAAAATGTTAATCCCCATGAACTCATAATATCTGCAATTAAAGGAATGGTTAATTCTCTTGACCCTCATTCTGCCTATTTAACTCCAGAAGCCTATAAAGAATTTCAGACAGAAACTAAAGGTGAATTCGGAGGAATAGGAATTCAGATTGGGATAAAAGATGGTAGTTTAACAGTAATTGCTCCGATTGAAGACACTCCTGCATGGAAAGCTGGAATTAAAGCAGGTGATAAGATTATAAAAATTGATGGGCAGTCAACAAAAGATATGAATATAAATGATGCTGTGTCAAAAATGCGTGGGCCAAAAGGAAAACCTGTTACTCTTACAATACAAAGGGATGAATGGAAACAACCTAAAGACATCACAATTATAAGAGACATAATCAAAATTAAAAGCGTAAAATACAAAATGATTGATAAAGAAATTGGTTATATAAAACTCATTCAATTTCAAGAAGGCACAGCACAGGATCTGGCAAATGCATTACAAAGTCTTAAAGAATCAGGAATGCAAAGCCTTATTCTTGACTTAAGAAATAATCCTGGAGGACTTCTTCAGAGTGCAGTTGATGTTTCTGAACAATTTTTACCTCCAAAGCATCTTGTTGTATCAATTAAGGGAAGAACAGGAGACAAAATCGATTATTATACTGAAAATTTAAGGCCTGCTTACACTGATATTCCTATGATTGTTCTTGTAAATCAAGGTTCTGCCTCTGCATCAGAGATTGTTGCAGGAGCTTTACAAGACTGGGGCAGGGCTTTAATTGTCGGAGTGCAAACTTTTGGAAAAGGTTCTGTTCAGAGCCTCATTCCTTTAAGTGATGGATCTGCTTTGAAACTTACTACAGCGAAATACTACACACCAAAAGGAAGAAGCATTCATGGAGTTGGAATAATGCCAGATATAGTGGTAAAACTTGAAAGCAAAAATGGCAAGGAAGTTCCTGTAATTAGAGAAAAGGATCTTGAACAACATCTGAAGGGAGAAAAAGTTGAACCTCAGGAAAAGGCTCCTCAAGAGGTTGATGAAAAAGATGATACCCAGCTTCAGAGAGCAATTGATATTTTAAAAAGCTGGAAAATAATGGAAAAATTAAAAAAGGCAGCATAA
- a CDS encoding permease-like cell division protein FtsX produces MKMQLQSAIKGLWFNRWSSLLCMVSIGICFFIFTAVFLLLYNLEIFTKKLSEKAAIVIYIKEGTTQDETSSMIANLKKMGVFSKIQYISKDEALNEMKDLIDPALIQLIGYNPLSDTVEAFIKEENLKNIEEITKKIKEIKIVDDVYYPTKIISGLKTIKVTMWNFAIAVLCFISIAILFIIYATVKSFYWKKTEEIEILKLLGATPSFIRLPFLIEGGIIGLGGSIFATVLIILIYFALHSKDILTYLPAVTQIVFPVEVFYVLPVFGVIFGMLSSFFALGKIKYQ; encoded by the coding sequence ATGAAGATGCAGCTTCAATCAGCAATTAAAGGATTATGGTTCAACAGATGGTCATCTTTACTGTGTATGGTTAGTATTGGCATATGTTTCTTTATTTTTACAGCAGTATTTTTACTGCTTTACAATCTTGAAATTTTTACAAAAAAGCTTTCTGAGAAAGCAGCCATAGTTATATATATAAAAGAAGGCACAACTCAGGATGAAACTTCTTCTATGATTGCGAATTTAAAAAAAATGGGAGTTTTTTCAAAAATTCAATATATTTCAAAAGATGAAGCTTTAAACGAAATGAAAGATCTTATTGATCCTGCATTAATACAACTTATTGGATACAATCCCCTTTCTGATACAGTAGAGGCTTTCATAAAAGAGGAAAATCTTAAAAATATTGAAGAAATAACAAAAAAAATCAAAGAAATAAAAATTGTTGATGATGTTTATTATCCAACCAAAATCATATCAGGATTGAAGACAATAAAGGTAACCATGTGGAATTTTGCTATTGCTGTGCTTTGTTTTATTTCAATTGCAATTTTATTTATAATTTACGCTACTGTAAAGAGTTTTTACTGGAAAAAAACTGAAGAAATTGAGATTTTAAAACTTCTTGGAGCAACTCCTTCCTTCATAAGACTGCCTTTTTTAATTGAAGGAGGAATCATTGGATTGGGAGGAAGTATTTTTGCAACTGTTTTAATTATTTTGATATACTTTGCTTTACATTCAAAAGATATTTTAACTTACCTGCCAGCAGTGACTCAGATTGTTTTTCCTGTTGAGGTTTTTTATGTATTGCCAGTATTTGGTGTAATTTTTGGGATGCTTTCTTCTTTTTTTGCACTTGGTAAAATAAAATATCAATAA
- a CDS encoding transketolase: MTDIEFLKEKARQLRIEIVKMLAQAGSGHTGGSLSAADIVTALYFYKMRHDPKNPQWQQRDRFVLSKGHAAPLLYAVLALTGYFDKSLLGTLRKIGSPLQGHPCCRELPGVEVSTGSLGQGLSVACGIALGLKIDNIPARVYCLLGDGEIQEGQVWEATMTASHYKLDNLCAIIDHNNLQIDGACTEVMNIKPIEDKFLAFGWNVFTIDGHNMQEIVDALNEAEKIKGKPTVIVANTLKGKGVSIFEGKVQYHGVAPTHEELEIALKELKDGKN; the protein is encoded by the coding sequence GTGACAGATATAGAATTCTTAAAAGAAAAGGCAAGACAGTTGAGAATTGAAATTGTAAAAATGCTTGCTCAGGCAGGCTCTGGACATACAGGAGGAAGCCTTTCTGCAGCAGATATTGTAACTGCTTTGTATTTTTATAAAATGAGACATGACCCTAAAAATCCTCAATGGCAACAAAGAGACAGATTTGTTCTTTCAAAAGGTCATGCAGCACCTCTGCTTTATGCAGTTTTAGCTCTTACAGGATATTTTGATAAATCTCTTCTTGGCACTTTAAGAAAAATTGGCTCTCCTCTTCAGGGTCATCCATGCTGCAGAGAACTGCCAGGAGTTGAAGTTTCAACAGGTTCTCTTGGGCAGGGGCTTTCTGTAGCCTGTGGAATTGCTCTTGGATTAAAAATTGATAACATTCCAGCAAGGGTTTACTGTTTGTTAGGAGATGGAGAAATTCAGGAAGGACAGGTATGGGAAGCTACCATGACTGCTTCTCATTACAAACTTGACAATCTCTGTGCTATCATTGATCACAACAATCTTCAGATTGATGGAGCCTGCACCGAAGTAATGAATATAAAACCTATAGAGGATAAATTTCTTGCCTTTGGATGGAATGTATTTACAATTGATGGGCATAATATGCAGGAAATTGTTGATGCTTTAAATGAAGCTGAAAAAATAAAAGGAAAACCTACAGTAATTGTGGCAAATACTCTGAAAGGTAAAGGAGTTTCCATATTTGAAGGAAAGGTTCAGTATCATGGAGTAGCTCCAACACATGAGGAGCTTGAAATTGCACTTAAGGAGTTAAAGGATGGGAAAAATTAA
- the rpmF gene encoding 50S ribosomal protein L32, with the protein MANPRHRHTPSRRDKRRANWLKMAVPTLVECPECKEPKLAHRVCPNCGTYKGKKFLEVEE; encoded by the coding sequence ATGGCTAATCCAAGACATCGTCATACCCCTTCAAGAAGGGACAAAAGAAGAGCAAATTGGCTTAAAATGGCTGTGCCTACACTTGTTGAATGCCCTGAATGTAAGGAGCCAAAGCTCGCACACAGGGTATGTCCAAATTGTGGCACTTATAAAGGAAAAAAATTCTTAGAGGTTGAAGAGTAA